The following coding sequences lie in one Arabidopsis thaliana chromosome 3, partial sequence genomic window:
- the MED6 gene encoding RNA polymerase transcriptional regulation mediator-like protein (MED6; FUNCTIONS IN: RNA polymerase II transcription mediator activity; INVOLVED IN: regulation of transcription from RNA polymerase II promoter; LOCATED IN: mediator complex; EXPRESSED IN: 22 plant structures; EXPRESSED DURING: 13 growth stages; CONTAINS InterPro DOMAIN/s: Mediator complex, subunit Med6 (InterPro:IPR007018), Mediator complex, subunit Med6, metazoa/plant (InterPro:IPR016820); Has 341 Blast hits to 341 proteins in 163 species: Archae - 0; Bacteria - 0; Metazoa - 148; Fungi - 132; Plants - 38; Viruses - 0; Other Eukaryotes - 23 (source: NCBI BLink).), with amino-acid sequence MDSSLLSAATADTFNGNAADQIPPPLQPPGTDMTGISFRDQLWINSYPLDRNYIFDYFALSPFYDTTCNNEILRRRSIHPLDLSHLSKMTGLEYMLTDATEPNLFVFRKQKRDGPEKVTPMLTYYILDGSIYQAPQLCSVFAARVSRTIYNISKAFTDAASKLETIRQDLQVCLVAIVLSLSVNLGSYFLLIFKLMANGEQVYGFNKFLFDTENQNEPAESKPASETVDLKEMKRVDVILTSLYRKLAPPPPPPPFPEGYVSQEALGEKEELGTQGGESQPPQVDPIIDQGPAKRMKF; translated from the exons ATGGATTCCTCTCTGCTCTCGGCGGCTACGGCCGATACCTTCAACGGCAATGCGGCGGATCAAATTCCTCCTCCGTTACAGCCTCCGGGAACGGATATGACTGGAATTTCCTTCAGGGATCAGCTCTGGATCAATTCATACCCTCTTGATCGTAACTACATCTTCGATTACTTCGCTTTGTCTCCTTTCTACGATACAACTTGCAACAATGAGATTCTTCGGAGAAGATCCATTCACCCTCTCGATCTCTCTCACCTCTC GAAGATGACAGGTCTAGAATATATGTTAACTGATGCTACTGAACCAAACCTGTTCGTCTTTCGTAAGCAAAAGAGAGATGGTCCTGAGAAAGTCACACCGATGCTAACATATTATATCTTGGATGGTTCTATTTACCAAGCTCCTCAGCTTTGTAGTGTCTTCGCAGCTCGAGTT AGTCGGactatttataatatatccAAGGCTTTCACTGATGCTGCATCGAAATTGGAGACCATTAGACAAG ACTTGCAAGTGTGCTTAGTTGCAATAGTCTTAAGTTTATCAGTTAACTTAGGAAGCtactttttgttgattttcaagCTCATGGCCAATGGTGAACAAGTTTATGGCTTTAACAAGTTCTTGT TTGATACTGAAAACCAGAACGAACCTGCTGAGTCGAAGCCTGCTAGTGAGACAGTTGATCTAAAGGAAATGAAGCGAGTCGATGTCATTCTTACCTCATTATATCGCAAG TTAGCGCCACCACCTCCACCCCCACCCTTTCCTGAAGGTTATGTTAGCCAAGAAGCATTAGGAGAAAAGGAAGAGCTTGGAACACAGGGAGGAGAGTCACAACCGCCTCAAGTTGATCCAATTATCGATCAAGGTCCTGCTAAAAGAATGAAGTTCTAA
- a CDS encoding uncharacterized protein (unknown protein; LOCATED IN: endomembrane system; BEST Arabidopsis thaliana protein match is: unknown protein (TAIR:AT3G21352.1).): MKTGSARSTILLYVLFLALVLSPTLPCQAASVPLGGRKMMAPPPPILMCTQCACCAPAPPGSCCRCGCSGGP; the protein is encoded by the exons ATGAAAACCGGGTCAGCAAGGTCTACCATCCTCctatatgttttatttctcGCACTGGTCTTGTCTCCAACACTTCCATGTCAAGCAGCTAGTGTCCCTCTAGGAG GGCGTAAGATGATGGCGCCACCACCACCTATTCTCATGTGTACACAGTGTGCATGTTGTGCACCGGCTCCACCCGGTTCTTGCTGCCGTTGTGGCTGTTCTGGTGGTCCCTGA
- the MED6 gene encoding RNA polymerase transcriptional regulation mediator-like protein (MED6; FUNCTIONS IN: RNA polymerase II transcription mediator activity; INVOLVED IN: regulation of transcription from RNA polymerase II promoter; LOCATED IN: mediator complex; EXPRESSED IN: 22 plant structures; EXPRESSED DURING: 13 growth stages; CONTAINS InterPro DOMAIN/s: Mediator complex, subunit Med6, metazoa/plant (InterPro:IPR016820), Mediator complex, subunit Med6 (InterPro:IPR007018); Has 344 Blast hits to 344 proteins in 167 species: Archae - 0; Bacteria - 0; Metazoa - 146; Fungi - 139; Plants - 37; Viruses - 0; Other Eukaryotes - 22 (source: NCBI BLink).): MDSSLLSAATADTFNGNAADQIPPPLQPPGTDMTGISFRDQLWINSYPLDRNYIFDYFALSPFYDTTCNNEILRRRSIHPLDLSHLSKMTGLEYMLTDATEPNLFVFRKQKRDGPEKVTPMLTYYILDGSIYQAPQLCSVFAARVSRTIYNISKAFTDAASKLETIRQVDTENQNEPAESKPASETVDLKEMKRVDVILTSLYRKLAPPPPPPPFPEGYVSQEALGEKEELGTQGGESQPPQVDPIIDQGPAKRMKF, encoded by the exons ATGGATTCCTCTCTGCTCTCGGCGGCTACGGCCGATACCTTCAACGGCAATGCGGCGGATCAAATTCCTCCTCCGTTACAGCCTCCGGGAACGGATATGACTGGAATTTCCTTCAGGGATCAGCTCTGGATCAATTCATACCCTCTTGATCGTAACTACATCTTCGATTACTTCGCTTTGTCTCCTTTCTACGATACAACTTGCAACAATGAGATTCTTCGGAGAAGATCCATTCACCCTCTCGATCTCTCTCACCTCTC GAAGATGACAGGTCTAGAATATATGTTAACTGATGCTACTGAACCAAACCTGTTCGTCTTTCGTAAGCAAAAGAGAGATGGTCCTGAGAAAGTCACACCGATGCTAACATATTATATCTTGGATGGTTCTATTTACCAAGCTCCTCAGCTTTGTAGTGTCTTCGCAGCTCGAGTT AGTCGGactatttataatatatccAAGGCTTTCACTGATGCTGCATCGAAATTGGAGACCATTAGACAAG TTGATACTGAAAACCAGAACGAACCTGCTGAGTCGAAGCCTGCTAGTGAGACAGTTGATCTAAAGGAAATGAAGCGAGTCGATGTCATTCTTACCTCATTATATCGCAAG TTAGCGCCACCACCTCCACCCCCACCCTTTCCTGAAGGTTATGTTAGCCAAGAAGCATTAGGAGAAAAGGAAGAGCTTGGAACACAGGGAGGAGAGTCACAACCGCCTCAAGTTGATCCAATTATCGATCAAGGTCCTGCTAAAAGAATGAAGTTCTAA